Proteins encoded by one window of Leopardus geoffroyi isolate Oge1 chromosome X, O.geoffroyi_Oge1_pat1.0, whole genome shotgun sequence:
- the LOC123594537 gene encoding diphosphoinositol polyphosphate phosphohydrolase 3-beta isoform X3, which produces MKCKPNQTRTYDPEGFKKRAACLCFRSEREDEVLLVSSSRYPDRWIVPGGGMEPEEEPGSAAVREVFEEAGVKGKLGRLLGIFEQNQDRKHRTYVYVLTVTEILEDWEDSVSIGRKREWFKIEDAIKVLQCHKPVHAEYLEKLKLGGSPTNGNSVAPSLPQSDP; this is translated from the exons ATGAAGTGCAAGCCCAACCAGACGCGCACCTACGACCCGGAGGGGTTCAAGAAGCGGGCGGCGTGCCTGTGCTTCCGGAGCGAGCGCGAGGACGAGGTGCTGTTAGTGAGTAGCAGTCGGTACCCGGACCGCTGGATCGTGCCGGGCGGGGGCATGGAGCCCGAGGAGGAGCCGGGCAGTGCGGCTGTCCGAGAGGTGTTCGAAGAGGCGGGAGTCAAGGGGAAGTTAGGCCGGCTCCTGGGCATTTTCGAACAGAACCAAGACCGCAAGCACAGAACGTACGTGTACGTACTGACCGTCACCGAGATTCTGGAGGATTGGGAAGATTCGGTTAGCATTGGAAGGAAGCGAGAGTGGTTCAAAATCGAAGATGCGATCAAGGTTCTCCAGTGCCACAAGCCCGTGCATGCCGAATATCTGGAGAAACTAAAGCTGGGCGGCTCCCCAACCAATGGAAACTCGGTGGCCCCGTCTCTGCCACAGAGCGATCCCTA A
- the LOC123594537 gene encoding diphosphoinositol polyphosphate phosphohydrolase 3-beta isoform X2, protein MKCKPNQTRTYDPEGFKKRAACLCFRSEREDEVLLVSSSRYPDRWIVPGGGMEPEEEPGSAAVREVFEEAGVKGKLGRLLGIFEQNQDRKHRTYVYVLTVTEILEDWEDSVSIGRKREWFKIEDAIKVLQCHKPVHAEYLEKLKLGGSPTNGNSVAPSLPQSDP, encoded by the coding sequence ATGAAGTGCAAGCCCAACCAGACGCGCACCTACGACCCGGAGGGGTTCAAGAAGCGGGCGGCGTGCCTGTGCTTCCGGAGCGAGCGCGAGGACGAGGTGCTGTTAGTGAGTAGCAGTCGGTACCCGGACCGCTGGATCGTGCCGGGCGGGGGCATGGAGCCCGAGGAGGAGCCGGGCAGTGCGGCTGTCCGAGAGGTGTTCGAAGAGGCGGGAGTCAAGGGGAAGTTAGGCCGGCTCCTGGGCATTTTCGAACAGAACCAAGACCGCAAGCACAGAACGTACGTGTACGTACTGACCGTCACCGAGATTCTGGAGGATTGGGAAGATTCGGTTAGCATTGGAAGGAAGCGAGAGTGGTTCAAAATCGAAGATGCGATCAAGGTTCTCCAGTGCCACAAGCCCGTGCATGCCGAATATCTGGAGAAACTAAAGCTGGGCGGCTCCCCAACCAATGGAAACTCGGTGGCCCCGTCTCTGCCACAGAGCGATCCCTAG
- the LOC123594537 gene encoding diphosphoinositol polyphosphate phosphohydrolase 3-beta isoform X1: MKCKPNQTRTYDPEGFKKRAACLCFRSEREDEVLLVSSSRYPDRWIVPGGGMEPEEEPGSAAVREVFEEAGVKGKLGRLLGIFEQNQDRKHRTYVYVLTVTEILEDWEDSVSIGRKREWFKIEDAIKVLQCHKPVHAEYLEKLKLGGSPTNGNSVAPSLPQSDP, from the coding sequence ATGAAGTGCAAGCCCAACCAGACGCGCACCTACGACCCGGAGGGGTTCAAGAAGCGGGCGGCGTGCCTGTGCTTCCGGAGCGAGCGCGAGGACGAGGTGCTGTTAGTGAGTAGCAGTCGGTACCCGGACCGCTGGATCGTGCCGGGCGGGGGCATGGAGCCCGAGGAGGAGCCGGGCAGTGCGGCTGTCCGAGAGGTGTTCGAAGAGGCGGGAGTCAAGGGGAAGTTAGGCCGGCTCCTGGGCATTTTCGAACAGAACCAAGACCGCAAGCACAGAACGTACGTGTACGTACTGACCGTCACCGAGATTCTGGAGGATTGGGAAGATTCGGTTAGCATTGGAAGGAAGCGAGAGTGGTTCAAAATCGAAGATGCGATCAAGGTTCTCCAGTGCCACAAGCCCGTGCATGCCGAATATCTGGAGAAACTAAAGCTGGGCGGCTCCCCAACCAATGGAAACTCGGTGGCCCCGTCTCTGCCACAGAGCGATCCCTA